A genomic window from Parafrankia irregularis includes:
- a CDS encoding Chromate resistance protein ChrB, whose translation MPAEPSRHRVAVWRELRRIGALLLGQGVWAVPDVPVFADGIANALAQTKQAGGQALALNAAGRGPEDVARFQALFTAARSADWAEFLADCDKYGAELAREISTAKFTLAELEEEEQSLERLRRWHRDLTARDVFGAPEAAQAGIRLRECAAACEDYAERVFRALHDR comes from the coding sequence ATGCCGGCGGAACCATCCCGGCATCGGGTGGCAGTCTGGCGGGAACTGCGCAGGATCGGCGCGCTACTGCTCGGCCAGGGCGTGTGGGCCGTGCCGGACGTACCGGTTTTCGCCGATGGCATCGCCAACGCTCTCGCGCAGACCAAGCAGGCCGGCGGGCAGGCCCTGGCCCTGAACGCAGCCGGGCGCGGCCCCGAGGACGTCGCCCGCTTCCAGGCACTGTTCACCGCCGCACGGTCCGCGGACTGGGCGGAGTTCCTGGCCGACTGCGACAAGTACGGCGCAGAGCTGGCCAGGGAGATCAGCACCGCCAAGTTCACTCTGGCCGAGCTTGAGGAGGAGGAGCAGTCCCTGGAGCGGCTGCGGCGCTGGCACCGCGACCTGACCGCGCGCGACGTCTTCGGCGCGCCGGAGGCGGCCCAGGCCGGCATACGGCTCAGGGAGTGCGCCGCCGCCTGCGAGGACTACGCCGAGCGCGTCTTCCGCGCCCTGCACGACCGATGA
- a CDS encoding ATP-binding protein, which translates to MKIAFVGKGGSGKTTLSSLVARHLVGQGRAVLALDADINQHLAVALGLDEHLAASIPTLGDHLDLIKDYLRGDNPRIPSAREMVKTTPPGHGSRLLTVTGPSPIHERLSVDANGVRLMVTGAFTEEDLGVACYHSKVGAVELLLNHLIDGPDEHVVVDMTAGADAFASGLFTRFDRTFLVAEPTRKGVAVHEQYRRYAADHGIPISVIGNKIHDERDVAFLRDHVGDDLLVHLEQSAAVRAQEQGSPAGAVALEAANVAALDCIVAAIEGTKRDWDRLHRQMIEFHVKNARSWANDAVGTDLSCQIDPDFRLDARAVLTAAV; encoded by the coding sequence ATGAAGATCGCTTTCGTCGGCAAGGGTGGCAGCGGGAAGACCACGCTGTCCTCGCTCGTCGCCCGCCACCTCGTTGGCCAGGGCCGCGCCGTGCTGGCCCTGGATGCCGACATCAACCAGCACCTGGCGGTTGCTCTCGGCCTCGACGAGCACCTCGCGGCGTCGATACCCACGCTTGGCGACCATCTCGACCTGATCAAGGATTACCTGCGCGGTGACAACCCGCGTATCCCGTCCGCCCGTGAGATGGTCAAGACGACGCCGCCCGGCCACGGCTCACGGCTGCTCACCGTCACCGGGCCCAGCCCGATCCACGAGCGGCTCAGCGTCGACGCGAACGGGGTCCGCCTCATGGTCACCGGAGCGTTCACCGAGGAGGACCTCGGCGTGGCGTGCTACCACTCCAAGGTCGGCGCGGTCGAGCTCCTGCTCAACCATCTGATCGACGGGCCCGACGAGCATGTTGTCGTCGACATGACCGCCGGTGCGGACGCGTTCGCCTCCGGGCTGTTCACTCGTTTCGACCGGACCTTTCTCGTCGCCGAGCCCACCCGCAAGGGCGTCGCCGTCCACGAGCAGTACCGCCGGTATGCCGCCGATCACGGCATACCGATCTCCGTCATCGGTAACAAGATCCATGACGAGCGGGACGTGGCGTTCCTGCGTGACCATGTCGGCGACGATTTGCTCGTCCACCTGGAGCAGTCGGCCGCGGTCCGGGCCCAGGAACAGGGCAGCCCGGCCGGTGCGGTCGCTCTGGAAGCCGCCAACGTGGCGGCCCTGGACTGCATCGTCGCCGCCATCGAGGGCACCAAGCGCGACTGGGACCGTCTGCACCGGCAGATGATCGAGTTTCATGTGAAGAACGCCCGCTCCTGGGCGAACGACGCGGTCGGCACCGACCTGTCCTGCCAGATCGACCCCGACTTCAGGCTGGACGCCCGGGCCGTACTGACGGCGGCCGTCTGA
- a CDS encoding YibE/F family protein, whose product MRRSRWLGVPRRAPIGWIAFLAAAVVVAVARWRGLAALVGLVLSYLVIVRFTLPSLLDGHSPVAVALTPRRSRSQDRGRIGSRRRREPARRRRRGKGRPGGQIPEVAEPSRKAWNPVTG is encoded by the coding sequence GTGCGGCGATCGCGGTGGTTAGGGGTACCGAGGCGAGCGCCCATCGGCTGGATCGCGTTCCTCGCCGCCGCCGTGGTTGTCGCGGTTGCCCGTTGGCGCGGGCTGGCCGCGCTCGTCGGCCTCGTCCTCAGCTATCTCGTGATCGTCAGGTTCACGCTGCCGTCCCTGCTCGACGGGCATTCTCCCGTCGCGGTCGCCCTGACCCCGCGACGTAGTAGGTCGCAAGATCGCGGGCGGATCGGGTCGCGTCGTAGACGAGAGCCAGCCCGGCGCCGTCGACGAGGAAAAGGTCGACCCGGGGGCCAAATACCAGAAGTGGCAGAGCCGTCACGAAAGGCGTGGAATCCTGTTACTGGATGA
- a CDS encoding MFS transporter — MTPPAHAHPAPPRQMWPLYAAGFTTAFGAHGIAANLGGFSDDAVTSLLVLGGLLALYDGAEVLLKPLFGSLADRIGARPVLLGGLVAFALASALYAVADSPGWLWAARLGQGAAASAFSPSASALVARLNPAARHGRAFGSYGFYKSIGYTLGPLLGGVLVWAGGLRLLFAVLAALGAAVALWAALAVPVVPPLPKTRQTVLDLARRLADPTFLAPTGALAAATAALSVGVGFLPVTGRAAGLGTLATGAAVSVLAACAALTQPRAGRALDQKRLTTRAGLAAGLAITAAGLAAAMLPGLTGVLAGATLIGVGTGLIMPLGFAALAAGAPTERLGQTMGSAELGRELGDAGGPLLVAAVASLTTLTYGFAALAVLLAAGATLALAHRGGSAPAGPKGDGLTPSVDRLRPSNRRNFLR; from the coding sequence ATGACCCCGCCAGCGCACGCGCATCCGGCTCCCCCGCGGCAGATGTGGCCGCTGTACGCGGCGGGGTTCACCACCGCCTTCGGCGCCCACGGCATCGCGGCCAATCTCGGCGGCTTCTCCGACGACGCGGTCACCTCGCTGCTGGTGCTCGGCGGGCTGCTCGCCCTGTACGACGGCGCCGAGGTGCTGCTCAAGCCTCTGTTCGGCAGCCTCGCGGACCGCATTGGAGCCCGCCCAGTGCTGCTCGGTGGCCTGGTGGCCTTCGCCCTCGCCTCCGCGCTGTACGCCGTCGCGGACAGCCCCGGCTGGCTGTGGGCCGCCCGCCTCGGCCAGGGCGCCGCGGCGTCGGCCTTCTCACCGTCGGCCTCCGCCCTGGTCGCCCGGCTCAACCCCGCCGCCAGACACGGCCGGGCCTTCGGCTCCTACGGCTTCTACAAGTCGATCGGCTACACCCTCGGCCCACTGCTCGGTGGAGTGCTGGTGTGGGCCGGCGGCCTGCGGCTGCTGTTCGCGGTCCTCGCGGCGCTCGGCGCGGCGGTCGCCCTGTGGGCCGCGCTGGCCGTGCCCGTCGTACCGCCGCTCCCCAAGACCCGACAGACGGTACTCGATCTCGCCCGGCGGCTCGCCGACCCGACGTTTCTCGCCCCGACCGGAGCACTGGCCGCGGCGACCGCGGCCCTGTCCGTCGGGGTCGGCTTCCTGCCCGTCACAGGCCGGGCGGCCGGGCTGGGCACCCTGGCCACCGGCGCGGCGGTGTCCGTGCTCGCCGCCTGCGCCGCGCTCACCCAGCCACGGGCCGGCCGCGCCCTCGACCAGAAACGTCTCACGACCCGCGCCGGCCTGGCCGCGGGACTGGCGATCACCGCCGCCGGCCTCGCCGCCGCCATGCTGCCCGGCCTGACGGGCGTACTCGCCGGCGCCACCCTTATCGGCGTGGGCACCGGCCTGATCATGCCGCTGGGCTTCGCCGCGCTGGCCGCAGGCGCCCCCACCGAACGCCTCGGCCAGACCATGGGCTCCGCCGAACTCGGCCGCGAACTCGGCGACGCCGGCGGCCCGCTGCTTGTCGCCGCCGTAGCCTCCCTCACCACCCTCACCTACGGTTTCGCTGCCCTCGCGGTCCTCCTCGCCGCCGGCGCGACACTCGCCCTGGCCCACCGCGGCGGCTCGGCCCCCGCCGGGCCGAAAGGTGATGGCCTGACACCGTCCGTTGATCGGCTACGGCCGTCGAACCGCAGGAACTTCCTCCGATAG
- a CDS encoding MerR family transcriptional regulator: MIGEGLRSGELAAAAGVNPQTLRYYERRGLLAEPERTPGGHRLYPPDAVTLLGVIKAAQRLGFTLDEVADLLDTGRRRHPAGALKERALAKLDEINSRIRDLETIRAALVGVVEAGCDSLTDCTCPDCPLPYIEIARRPPGRSETIPPGPAISPSPAARTRSEP; the protein is encoded by the coding sequence ATGATCGGGGAAGGGCTGCGTTCCGGTGAGCTGGCCGCCGCGGCCGGGGTGAACCCCCAGACCCTGCGCTACTACGAACGGCGAGGGCTGCTCGCCGAACCGGAACGAACCCCTGGCGGGCACCGGCTCTACCCACCTGACGCGGTGACCCTGCTCGGCGTGATCAAGGCCGCGCAGCGGCTCGGGTTCACCCTCGACGAGGTCGCCGACCTGCTCGACACCGGCCGCCGCCGACATCCCGCCGGGGCGCTGAAGGAACGCGCACTGGCCAAACTCGACGAGATCAACAGCAGGATCCGCGACCTGGAAACGATCAGAGCCGCGCTGGTGGGCGTGGTCGAGGCCGGCTGCGACAGTCTCACCGACTGCACCTGCCCGGACTGCCCCCTGCCCTACATCGAGATCGCCCGACGGCCACCCGGCCGTTCCGAAACCATCCCACCGGGCCCAGCCATCTCGCCCAGCCCCGCCGCCCGCACGAGGAGCGAACCGTGA